The DNA sequence CAAAAAAGTCcgcagggaagaaaaagggtcGCGAGGCGTTCGGAAGACGCTTTGCGGACAACACGGCATTGGCACCGTGCGGCACCTCCTTCCAAGCGAACCTCTCCGCTCACCCGCCAGAGCTCAGGCGCTCGGTCCCCACAGCACCTTCAACGCTGCGGACTGCCCGGCGTGTGTCGCGCTCGCTTCCCAAGCGCGCAAAATCGCGCAAACACGTCGAGCCCTCCAACCATCGAAATTCGATGATGTGACATGTAtccttctccatttcttCCCAAGACCCCGTTCCAGCCCACGTCTCCAATGAGACTCTGACCATATGGGGCAGAAGGGCGGGCCGGGGCGGAAATGCAAGAGGAGGGGGCTTGAGGTCGCTTCCatcaaaaaagaggggagagtCATCGCGTGGCACCCGCGCTCCGTGATGTGCTTTGTTGTGGCGGTTGGATCGTACTTGGAACTACGTTCTTTGCTCCTGGAAGGGTGCATTGGGGCGGCGATCGCATGGCGGAGTCAGCCCGTTCCACTTTGTAGACGTGGTGCAGCCGTAATACGGGGTGCATTTCTGCACCCGAGGGAGACCGGTTTATATGAGGAGGTGCGGACGGGAATGTGGTCGTGAAGTAGGTAGCCTGCAGCCGCGCCCCATCCtttttgctctctttttttctttaaggggaaaaagaggacCAATGAAATGGGGGTTGCGGTTGTTGAGaagagaaggggaggggTTCTGTGCCGTACTATTTCAAATAGCAACCCCCAACACCTTTCAGTTATTTTTCTCAACCCGTGACAGACACCAGCAGATGCCACACTAAATTTAGTGATTCAACGCTCTCGACTTTCGTGCCTCTGCGGCCTCAATGAACTTATTAAGTTAAACTTACTGGTGATGACTTTCAACCGTTAACGCAACGAGTCTTCTGACTACGCAGTGGCGTTGTTTTTCAAATAAATCCCCGCGTGCTGTAGCTGAATGTGTTCAAGGGCCGCCGTTTGCCTCGGTGAGGCTCTTTTTTGATAAGGTTTGCACATGCAATGTTTTACGTGCCGTTGGAAAAAGTTGCTGACCCAGCGAGTATATATTTACGTAATATTCCGCTGTGTGTCTTGGCTTTGGAAACTCCGGTGATTCAAACAAACGTGAGTACATGCGTCGATTGTGTTGGGTGTGTGTATGCATTTGGTACTTAGCCTCTGCGTTTCTTCAGTATGGACAAATGAAAACTTACCTCCGCGGCCTGCCACACGGTTGCGGGGAAAGGCGAATATTCGCGATCGATGTCGCTGACGTGCACAGTTTTTGCACTGGTGTATAGTGAATTCAGTGCGCCGTGTTTCTGATTCAAAATTTGTAGGGGACGAACCGCATCGCTACCACTGGATTTGAAATGTCATGGGTGAAGTTTTAGAGATAGAAGTGTTAAACTTTTTTCTCCATTGGGAGGCACGTAGATGTGTGTCGGGAAGATCGGGGGAAGGGGAGTACGTGAGGTTAATGTCAGTGATCTGGTGGGTGGTCTTGGTGATGCGGAAGCTGCAAGGATCCCACACGAGATATGCACATACCTGACGAACTCACAAGAAAGCGAATGAAAAGAATTGGTCTTGAGCCTCCGCGGTGGTCTCGCGGGTGCATCACcaatgaggaggaagcaatGCATCCACGGAAGGGATTTACTTGAGTAATCTGGAAAAAACCCCGATGTGCATTAAAAACTTATCGGTCTTATGAAAATGTAGGGTTTGTATCTGTGGTTTCTCCCGGTATTTCCACTTAAATGCTACGGAAGCTACGGAGCAGCAGCGTAGTTACATCTTAATAGCTGACATAAGAGCTAAACCCCAAACACGGTGTGATCCCAGGGTGGAACGTTACTACTCTTTAAGGTatgaacgaaaagaaaatgacatTTCACACAGCAGCTCTTCCCGCCGAGTTGAAACGCCATTGCCGTTATCTTcttaaatttatttttttgttttttcttcggcATACACGATGTGGAATatcaggaaaaaaaaagtgtgtatttcttttattttttttgttcggaATGCGTGGTGTAGGTGTGGGTACTAAGGGACGTTGTACGGTACGACTGTGGATGTTGACGAACGGTCTTTACGCATATGTTGTCATCGTTTGAATATTTCCTGACTCTTTGTTTGGtgttcctccctttccataGCTATGAATAAGGTGTGCTGAAGAGAAGGTATTTCTCTTTACGGGGCAATCGGCGTACTGTAACAACCGCAGTCCCATAATCAGGGAGGCTTCGTTTTACATGGGAGTGTTAGAGcagtaaaaaagaatatatcgTATGGAGTCCCTCTCTACTatcgattttttttctttgacttCTATaactttgatttttttttcgtcaccGAGAACTGCGGTGGAAGGTGGGAAATATGAAGTGAAAGAGGCAGCTCGTTGCGGGGTGCGTTTctagtttttgttttattttctacgCAAATAACACTCCGACTGTTTGTTCATTTATCTTTTAGTGAGCTGTTGCATGCAAAACAGGCTCCGGTAACGAAATGTGATGGTACCCGGTGACgtgcttaaaaaaaaaagataattttTACGTTGTACCTGCCATTTCTTCCTAGCCTCTTCACTGTGTTTTCCAGTGCACTTAGAAATGGACAAAGCAAGGCCGTTTGAGTATGTTTACAGGCTGACTGCGAATACGATAGAGGAGTTGAGTTACGGTGAAGCTGTATATGATCGACAGGTGCTCCTGAATGAGTCTTGGCGTTCCTATGCCACGCGGAAAGGCCGACTTGATGAGCTAGAGAGAGAACGTGTCAAGTGGATCACGCGAAcatgggaagaagaagaagaagttaGGGTCCGACAACGCGAGGTACTTGATAGAGCAGAAGCCGAAGGTGAGAAGGAAATTGccagaagggaggaaaaattGAGGCAAAGGAAGCAGCAGTCAAATAAAATGGTTGAACATCTAATGGCGCATGAGGAGCGGCTGCACTCCAGTAGGATACCTTGCCGTCATAACCTGTTCGTTGACTTTGACGACTTTCAGCAACTGAAGTTCAATCTAGAGAGAAATGTTGTCTCTACAGCGGAGAATTTTTTGAGAGTTATTTCTTGTATTGGTGAAGAGGGTTTGTTTGAGGGGTTGCTTATAATGGGAGAATATGACAATCTATATCATTCTATGAGGTTGGCCGATAGACTACGgcgggaggaagaagagcgtCGAAGACTAGAGGAAGAGAGATTGCGCGCAATCGAAGAGCAGAAAAGACTTGAAGAAATGCGCCAGAGGGAACTTGAAGAGGCTGAGCGGTTGAGAAAGGAGGCAATGGATCAAGCCAAACTGATTGAGCGGAAACGACGCGAAGAGGAACGTCGTGCAAGAGCAAGGGCAACCAGGGAAAAGTCAAAACAACGAGCTTCGCATGAGAACCAGGCGCAGGAGGTATCCCTAGAGCAGACGGCGACCATCACCGATGCTCCGAGATTAGCTGAAAATTCTTTGATCGACGAAGTCAAGCCTGTTGGAGAGTGCAGTGATTCTCGAATACCCGAAGGAGAAAACATAACAGATATGATCAGCAGTGGGTGTTCCATGTTAACAGCAGCTGGTGACGTTTGCTGTGTTTTAAGTGTTGACAAAGAGCTGATGAAGTCAACATGTGTTTGCCAGAATGGCATTTGGGGAGAAGCGGCTCTTGAGGGTAGCGTATCAAATATGTTGGGCTGGGAAGTTGGTGATGAGACGTCGTTGATTTTTGCGTCTGAGAAACTTTACAGGCCCTTTCCCGACTCCCTTGATGATTATTGTCTTCTGTGTGTGGAAGAACTTCGTGGCAGTGATTTCGGAAATTTCTGTACCTCACTTGATTCATCTTCATCACTCAATGAATCGCTGATTATGCTTCCCCTCCAAACCCCAGACTCTGAGGTGCCTCGCTATGTTTTCGTCATTTGCCGGCAAAGCGGTGATTTGTTCGATCGGAAAGAACTAGAGACAGCTGCCAAAATAGTCTGGGAGCTCGGTAAGGCGATCCCTTCCCCTCACGGAGGTAGCTGAGCgacttttcctcttttttttactatgcAGTGGTGAAGCATCCTTTGAACTTGCTGTTTTAATATGTAACTGCTATTGTTTGACAGAATGTTCGTTGGAAAGCTTCAATTGTGATCTGAgcgattttctttttttaaaaaaaagagggcttCTTCATTGGTAAGATTCCTTGTGATCATGTGAGGGTTCGGAGCAATGCATCTGTGCATCCCCTGCTACTGGTATTATCATCGTTAGTGATGTGTTAGCTTACGCCTTTACTGTAGTGGAGTGCCagttgtaaaaaaaattatttacaTATGGAAGTGGTGGCTTTTGATGTCGTTATTTGGATCGTCAAGAACTTAGAACCTTTCGTCTTTacaaggaaagaacaaaactGTTGTACGTTCTAGCGTTGATAACCGTGCAAGGGTGTGCTAAGTTGTGACGGCGCTTCATTTcctatttctcttttctttggtgGTTTTTGTTAGAGTCCTTCGGTCGGGAATACAGTGAGAACAAGACCGCTCCGTTTGGGCGTCTTATTTGTTTGAGTTCCACTGTCTTCCGTTTTACACTTGTGTTCCGGAAAATGAGAATAGCGACCATGCGTAAAATGTGACGATGCGGAAGAAAAGGGTGGTTCTGCtttaccgtttttttttatttgtaccTGTTTTTCTTGTCCGTAGTGCTTCTCAGAAACTGAAGTATAACGGCGGAGGAGAGCATCGGGATGCAGAATATTTTCATGCATAGTGGACCATCGAAAGTACACGTTCAATTGCTTTCTTTGTTCAGTCTCTGCTATGGGATCAAAGACACGATGTGGGGTTGAAGGAAGCATGTGAACAGTGTCGTTGTGTATTCTTAGGCTCTGTTTTATGACTCATGAAGGTGAAATAAACTGGGGAGGATTCTCTGatactttttttatttttatgtcaGAGGGGTGCATGTGTGCATGGGGAGCaattacttttttaaaagaaaaatgtgtggTGGGAGTCCAATATTGTGTTTTCAGGGTACCACATTTTCCCCGGTACAGGATGTTTTGTGCACCCCTTGTGTTTGCTTGAACTTTCGGTTGAGATATGTAGATTTCGTCGGGGAAGAGTGTGCATTCTCCTCGTGCTCGTGTATGCGTCGGTTTTACAGTACCGTTTGTTGGCATTAAAGGCATTGTTGAATGCGGTGAGCAGGTTTAGGCTAAGTAGGTGATGTATGTATTGCGAATATGGAATGGGACGTTGGGGGAACCCCCttaccctttttgtttcctttcatttttctgcAAAGTTCCTTTTCGATATGTGTATTTGGTCTGTAGATATACCGTTGAAATATTTTCACTTGTTGTTTCGGCATGAAGTTGGAGTCACCACACTTCGCAGCGGATACAAGCAGCATGGGTTGCCGTTTCTCTTGTTGGTATTTGACGGATTTTCACCAGCGCTTTTCTTCCTGCAATTAGGTGTTTCCACATTTGTTCTAACGACATGTGTCGCTTATTCCCACCTATTTGTGAAATCATACCCATATTAATGCCGTTTTTGTATTGTATTCCCTTCTCCTTTGGACTTACCTTTAACTGGTGGTTTAGTATTGTTCTTTTCAGAGAAAGATCTGTGGCCACACATGCCACCCAAACGACCCAAGTTGGAGAGTCTTTGCTTAACACCTTCTGAGAAGGCAGTATCGATAACGGACACTTTAACACTAGTTGTGAAAGGCGATGGTGGGGCTGAAGTGCGCGTGAAGGCGAGCGGCATCGCGTCAGCTTCACCCGCCACATCTGAAGCTGCCGATGTCAAGCTTGATCCATGTGTTGAAgttgacaaaataaaatttgaGGATCTTCAGACGCGTCATGTTTTAGGTAAGGGGTCGCAGGGTAAGGTGAAACTTGTGCGCCACCGTCCGACAGGTAAAACGTATGCTCTGAAATATATCCACCTCGATGGTGACACTGATAATATGCGTGAAGCCCTCGAATCCGAGTTGAGACAGGTTAGGGCCGTGAGACACAGGAATGTTGTTACGTCATATGAGGCGTATTTTCGAGAAGGAAGGCTTTACATTGTGCTAGAATACATGGACGCTGGAAGCATGGCAGACATCTTGAAACGGCGGTCCAATCATTTTACGGAAGAAATGTTAGCCTACGTCGCTAGAGAGCTGCTTTATGGTGTTGAGCACCTTCATTCACTGAAAATGATACATCGTGACATCAAGCCTGTGAATGTTCTGGCGAACTCCTACGGTGAAGTTAAGATAGCAGATTTCGGTGTGGCAAAGAAGCTCTCCGATGGGGGTGAGGGGACGATGTCTGCACAAGGTTCAGTTATATATATGAGCCCTGAAAGGATTAATGGGGAATTATATTCCTTTAGCAGCGACATATGGAGTGTAGGACTGACGATAGCGGAGTGCGCACTGGGGGTATACCCCTTTACGTCCCTGAAGAACAATATTTTTGATCTACTCCAGGCTATTGCTACGCGAACCGCGTCAATTGACTGGAAATCGACCGGTCGCGAACATAGTGCTCAGCTTATTGATTTTGTAAACCACTGTCTTCTCCCTGCCGCCTCTCGGCCGTCAGCGAGGGAATTGCTACAGCATCCGTTGATTCAGGTAGCGGAGGGTGTAAGCGCTTCTGACGCAGGAAGATGGTTCACCACAGTATCCTGATTCATTTTCTATTCTGTAACGATATGTGAGGTTCATGCTATCTTATATCTGATGGTTTAACATTAgtggtaaaaaaaagtgttaggTACCATCGCAAAGCTCAATTTCCCCCGTGTTCGCTCTTTGCAACTTCTTTTGAATTTCCGCCTTGTTGCCCTCACGGTTCAAGATTTATGTAGCTATAAGTGCTTACCccatatatatgcatatatatatatatatatatatatatatatatataattctAGAGTTACTCGTAatatcttttttgtattgtaccttttttccttaaatattttattactgttatatGTAGCGGTCTGTACTTACCTTCCTCTGcattgtgttttgtttcgatGTAGTGGCATGCCCCCAAAGGATAACAGAAAAGTTACAAAGACAGAAAACGATTTTGCGGAGGAGGATCAGCAAATAAATGATGAAATTGTGAGAGCCAAGTTGCGGTTGGCAGCACTGGAGGCCGTTCATGCGGATCGTTTGGAGGAAATTGCGATGCTTAAGCGATCGCGCGATGATCTCTTGTCTACCTTTGAAAAGTGTGAGGGTGACGCAAACGCAGCAACTGAGGATAGACTTGATATTTTGACT is a window from the Trypanosoma brucei brucei TREU927 chromosome 8, complete sequence genome containing:
- a CDS encoding protein kinase, putative; the encoded protein is MPPKRPKLESLCLTPSEKAVSITDTLTLVVKGDGGAEVRVKASGIASASPATSEAADVKLDPCVEVDKIKFEDLQTRHVLGKGSQGKVKLVRHRPTGKTYALKYIHLDGDTDNMREALESELRQVRAVRHRNVVTSYEAYFREGRLYIVLEYMDAGSMADILKRRSNHFTEEMLAYVARELLYGVEHLHSLKMIHRDIKPVNVLANSYGEVKIADFGVAKKLSDGGEGTMSAQGSVIYMSPERINGELYSFSSDIWSVGLTIAECALGVYPFTSLKNNIFDLLQAIATRTASIDWKSTGREHSAQLIDFVNHCLLPAASRPSARELLQHPLIQVAEGVSASDAGRWFTTVS